In Luteolibacter rhizosphaerae, the following proteins share a genomic window:
- a CDS encoding RNA polymerase sigma factor — MNDQDLIREFAATRSEQAFRRLVDRHCDLVFSVAGRVTRDPDLARDVSQQVFSKLAAKPASVPANVPLAAWLHRTCRSLAIDLVRSEEARRKRESAHSHPFEMNSEPTPDWSRLEPVIDSLIDELPEMERRAVLLRFYEKRSHGAIGAALGLSEEAARKRIDRALERLRSLLSKRGIATTSAALATILPAHATAPAPAGFAASLSSTALSTAATTAVSSTSIIAIIMSHKAIVAGASLLLLAGVTAIAVPRMRDGSDSTPSATSSTTGSAPFSGSALPSAASTGKQRSNETQARLTAKYGDARTKLSAHLHGEMIALLEDAISVMEIAHSMKLGEQFGDDPAESLGELGEKLNLTEEQKKTLGQLENDSFKRDGEEARSLISLLKKEPASLMEYLLASDAVKRGEMTPAAFAELEKTLNIPEDDLSMAIGDTDSMESDSLDDEAFVEAFLAILDEEQKRIFQDGLAARTKEEKTEAEQEFSTLEEIEKQVASGRKMIGGAKQLMEGITDGGILDQLQDK, encoded by the coding sequence ATGAACGATCAGGATCTCATCCGTGAATTCGCCGCCACTCGCTCCGAGCAGGCATTCCGGCGGCTGGTGGATCGCCACTGCGATCTCGTCTTCAGCGTCGCCGGCCGCGTGACCCGGGATCCGGATCTCGCCCGCGATGTCTCCCAGCAGGTCTTCAGCAAGCTCGCCGCGAAGCCCGCCTCCGTCCCGGCCAATGTGCCGCTCGCCGCATGGCTTCACCGCACCTGCCGCTCCCTCGCCATTGATCTGGTCCGCAGCGAGGAAGCCCGCCGCAAGCGCGAATCCGCCCATTCCCACCCTTTCGAGATGAACTCCGAACCCACGCCCGATTGGTCCCGCTTGGAGCCGGTCATCGATTCACTCATCGACGAACTGCCGGAGATGGAGCGCCGCGCCGTCCTCCTCCGCTTCTACGAAAAGCGCTCCCACGGTGCCATCGGTGCCGCCCTCGGCCTGAGCGAGGAGGCCGCCCGCAAGCGCATCGACCGCGCGCTCGAACGACTCCGCTCGCTTCTGTCGAAGCGCGGCATCGCCACCACCTCTGCCGCGCTCGCCACCATTCTCCCCGCCCACGCCACGGCACCCGCCCCCGCGGGCTTCGCTGCCAGCCTTTCATCCACCGCCCTTTCCACTGCCGCCACCACCGCGGTCTCAAGCACCAGCATCATCGCCATCATCATGAGCCACAAAGCCATCGTCGCCGGAGCCTCGCTCCTTCTTCTCGCCGGAGTCACCGCCATCGCCGTTCCCCGCATGCGGGATGGAAGCGATAGCACCCCGTCCGCAACATCCTCCACCACCGGCAGCGCCCCCTTCTCGGGCAGCGCCCTGCCCTCCGCCGCCTCCACCGGCAAGCAGCGCAGCAACGAAACCCAGGCACGCCTCACCGCGAAGTACGGCGATGCCCGTACCAAGCTCTCCGCCCACCTCCACGGTGAAATGATTGCCCTTCTCGAGGACGCCATCTCGGTCATGGAGATCGCTCACAGCATGAAGCTCGGCGAACAGTTCGGGGACGACCCGGCCGAATCGCTGGGAGAACTCGGCGAGAAGCTCAACCTCACCGAGGAGCAGAAGAAAACCCTCGGCCAGCTCGAGAACGACTCCTTCAAGCGCGATGGCGAGGAAGCACGCTCGCTGATCTCCCTGCTGAAGAAGGAGCCCGCCTCGCTGATGGAATACCTGCTCGCCTCGGATGCCGTGAAGCGTGGCGAAATGACTCCCGCCGCCTTCGCGGAGCTCGAGAAAACCCTCAACATCCCCGAGGATGATCTCTCCATGGCCATTGGCGACACCGATTCCATGGAGTCGGATTCACTGGACGACGAAGCTTTCGTGGAAGCCTTCCTCGCCATCCTCGATGAAGAGCAGAAGCGGATCTTCCAGGATGGACTCGCCGCCCGCACCAAGGAGGAAAAGACCGAGGCCGAGCAGGAGTTCTCCACCCTCGAAGAGATCGAGAAGCAAGTCGCCTCCGGCCGCAAGATGATCGGCGGGGCCAAGCAACTGATGGAAGGGATCACCGACGGGGGTATCCTCGATCAGCTCCAAGACAAGTAA
- a CDS encoding GDSL-type esterase/lipase family protein: MGDSITEGSPSSNYRTTLRTILTNAGYDVDYVGTYTANPGTLTDREHEGHSGWRIDQLDSNVSGWFSAIEDPDFILLHIGTNDFGQNFDTANAINRWDALILKMATLRPHANIVVTNIMQRSGAVDTNIQNQFNAFVQARVNAHIAAGRKVTFLDMRAAVPLSDMPDGLHPNQTGSDKMANAWLGAIQALSTPEGDFSAPAISRIRGSMSRTEATVTFSKPVADSAANLANFAIDGGLTISSATLDATKRKVTLVTSAQTENTVYTVTVNNIVDRQTPTPNAIAPNSIMTFVPPIPRGYQNHIAESEQYALAYSLDIPSNAYYRQAQPNYQVDNRASVGPFDRVAYYLELQADNGELQYVWTSMDAFTQDAGKIAVPTFGSGAFFQQPVTNLTVRSNVAGLATGNSLSGNIEFWPSNYEKGNSANVTGASATHFDFGDQPSAGDYGSMQVHNTGAAQTVFAFNHWGGTGQVARIADLGIGNDPSPVNDGRDWTFHNNAGAYNVKTLQVLVRTTGDHTAPTLVSAMAAASRSQVVVNFSEPLATASVSASDFSLDNGVSVLSATLSADRRSVTLQTSTHPQAVSLTLSVGEVRDSSANANPIAAGASIAVSTETRPAEVIANVGAASAGYQLVLSADLPTVGNFVARNPYKFDDRSAPGNFTKVAYYLELQQQGQPTRYVWTSMDAFTGGRHHIGIPTTASGAVYQQNVTNLEVLSNAPGIVTGTTATGGNIEFWPHSYTQANGIAIPNANAGTYDTGDTRTTGTYGSMQVHNHDAGANQTIFALNHFGADGSVLDLGIGNNTAPVDGGVDWTFAANAGNYSKRTLHVLVLPGTTTSPDLIAKVPEAEGYQLAYSVDVPASGNMQSGTGAFTYQKNFGTALGPFTRVAYYMELNKTGDPAPTYVWTSMDAFTTNGARIGVPTGWMFQQQVTNMNVFSNAPGVVTGTNIATGNIEFFPSNYNQSNPLAIPNASPAVFDFGDGGAGTGQGHGSMQVHNYGASQTLFALNRWGSANTNNPLCIGIGNGPAPDTDWTFANNAATWNLKRLLQVYVLPGNSDLAAPAITAVRPSIDLDAVRLTFSEPIAENSASAAVVDIPGLSVLGVEMQGSTDLIVRTSAQTAGAAYTVNVSGVRDRSPAANTTARTANFNGYTAPAVFANVPEISGYRHMLSLGLPGAVPNYNNNGVNYDLDERRFGDSSFDRVAYLMELNGNWAYASFDAHTRLPSQIGVPTLTTNPVPIQQIVTHMNVASNVAGVTNGTDIATGNIEFWGGNYEAGNDTGIPGASSTLFDFGDRMTNGGHGSMQIHNHGAGHTIMGFNNWGSNLTGNSEMGIGNNTPINNAIDWTFAANANSYTTKRLYVLVRASAPAAPGSLAAQFHGEPGTRIADAGEDVTFTVSVAGPGPFTYQWRHNGVAIEGATNPWLDLSNISGSSSGTYDVIVTGPGMVATTSPGGTLIVTGLVLSPNEIHVTEAGDVSLSFYGDPGRIYEIQRSTTLGGWETLDEMQAPSNGEMPYLDDEAPEPKAFYRAVPLPQP, translated from the coding sequence ATGGGGGATTCGATCACGGAGGGATCTCCCAGTAGCAACTACCGCACCACGCTGCGGACGATCCTGACGAACGCGGGATACGACGTGGACTATGTGGGCACCTACACGGCCAATCCCGGCACTCTAACCGATCGCGAGCATGAGGGCCACAGCGGCTGGCGGATCGACCAGCTCGACTCGAACGTGTCGGGTTGGTTCTCCGCGATCGAGGATCCGGATTTCATCCTGCTGCACATCGGGACGAACGACTTCGGCCAGAACTTCGACACGGCGAATGCGATCAACCGCTGGGATGCGCTGATCCTGAAGATGGCCACGCTGAGACCGCACGCGAACATCGTGGTGACCAACATCATGCAGCGCAGCGGCGCGGTGGATACGAACATCCAGAACCAGTTCAACGCCTTCGTGCAGGCGCGGGTGAACGCGCACATCGCCGCGGGGCGCAAGGTGACTTTCCTGGACATGCGTGCGGCGGTGCCGCTCTCCGACATGCCGGACGGCCTGCACCCGAACCAGACGGGCTCCGACAAGATGGCGAATGCGTGGCTGGGTGCGATCCAAGCGCTGTCCACGCCGGAGGGGGACTTCAGCGCGCCGGCGATCTCGCGCATTCGCGGTAGTATGTCGCGCACGGAGGCCACGGTCACCTTCAGCAAGCCCGTGGCCGACTCCGCGGCGAACCTGGCGAACTTCGCGATCGATGGCGGGCTCACGATCTCATCCGCCACACTGGATGCAACCAAGCGCAAGGTCACGCTCGTGACCTCAGCGCAGACGGAGAACACGGTCTATACGGTCACGGTGAACAACATCGTGGACCGCCAGACGCCGACTCCGAACGCGATCGCGCCGAACAGCATCATGACCTTCGTGCCGCCGATCCCGCGCGGCTATCAGAACCACATCGCGGAGTCCGAGCAGTACGCGCTGGCTTACTCGCTGGATATCCCGAGCAATGCCTACTACCGGCAGGCCCAGCCGAACTATCAGGTGGATAACCGGGCCTCGGTGGGACCCTTCGATCGGGTGGCCTACTACCTCGAGCTGCAGGCCGACAACGGCGAGCTGCAGTACGTGTGGACCTCGATGGATGCCTTCACGCAGGACGCGGGCAAAATCGCGGTGCCGACCTTCGGCAGCGGTGCTTTCTTCCAGCAGCCGGTGACGAATCTCACGGTGCGCTCGAACGTGGCGGGATTAGCAACGGGGAATAGCTTGAGCGGGAACATCGAGTTCTGGCCAAGCAACTACGAGAAGGGGAATTCCGCCAACGTGACGGGCGCGAGCGCCACGCATTTCGACTTCGGCGATCAGCCTTCTGCGGGTGATTACGGCTCGATGCAGGTGCACAACACGGGTGCCGCGCAGACCGTCTTCGCCTTCAACCACTGGGGTGGCACGGGTCAGGTCGCCCGGATCGCGGATCTGGGAATCGGCAACGACCCTTCACCCGTCAACGACGGCCGGGACTGGACCTTCCACAATAATGCGGGGGCTTATAACGTCAAGACGCTGCAGGTGCTGGTCCGCACCACCGGGGATCACACCGCGCCGACCCTTGTTTCCGCGATGGCCGCGGCCAGTCGCTCGCAGGTGGTAGTGAATTTTTCGGAGCCGCTGGCCACCGCGTCGGTGAGCGCCTCGGACTTCAGCTTGGACAACGGGGTAAGCGTTCTTTCCGCCACGCTGTCCGCGGATCGCCGCTCCGTGACCTTGCAGACCAGCACACATCCGCAGGCCGTATCGCTCACGCTCTCCGTGGGTGAGGTGCGCGATAGCTCGGCAAATGCGAATCCGATCGCGGCCGGCGCAAGTATCGCCGTCTCCACCGAGACGCGTCCGGCGGAGGTCATCGCGAATGTCGGTGCTGCTTCCGCGGGCTATCAACTGGTGCTCTCCGCGGATCTGCCGACCGTGGGGAACTTCGTCGCGAGGAATCCCTATAAGTTCGACGACCGCTCCGCGCCCGGCAACTTCACGAAGGTGGCCTACTATCTGGAACTCCAGCAGCAGGGGCAGCCTACCCGCTACGTGTGGACCTCAATGGATGCCTTCACCGGCGGTCGCCATCACATCGGTATCCCCACCACTGCCAGCGGTGCGGTCTATCAGCAGAATGTCACCAACCTCGAAGTGCTCTCGAATGCTCCCGGCATCGTCACGGGGACGACGGCCACGGGCGGTAACATCGAGTTCTGGCCGCACAGTTACACGCAGGCGAATGGCATCGCGATCCCGAATGCCAATGCCGGGACCTACGACACGGGTGATACCCGCACCACGGGGACCTACGGCTCGATGCAGGTGCACAACCACGATGCGGGGGCGAACCAGACCATCTTCGCGCTGAACCATTTCGGTGCGGATGGCAGCGTGCTGGATCTCGGCATCGGCAACAATACGGCTCCCGTCGACGGTGGCGTGGACTGGACCTTTGCTGCCAATGCGGGGAACTACAGCAAGCGGACCCTGCACGTGCTGGTGCTGCCCGGCACGACCACCAGCCCGGACCTGATCGCGAAGGTGCCCGAGGCCGAGGGCTATCAGCTGGCTTATTCCGTGGATGTCCCGGCGAGCGGGAACATGCAGAGCGGCACCGGTGCCTTTACCTACCAGAAGAACTTCGGCACCGCGCTGGGGCCCTTCACCCGCGTGGCCTACTACATGGAGCTCAACAAGACCGGCGATCCGGCGCCCACCTACGTGTGGACCTCCATGGATGCCTTCACCACGAATGGCGCGCGCATCGGCGTTCCGACCGGCTGGATGTTCCAGCAGCAGGTGACGAACATGAACGTGTTCTCGAATGCTCCGGGAGTGGTCACGGGCACGAACATCGCGACCGGGAATATCGAGTTCTTCCCGAGCAACTACAACCAGTCGAACCCGCTGGCCATTCCGAATGCCAGTCCTGCAGTCTTCGACTTCGGCGACGGCGGAGCGGGCACGGGCCAGGGCCACGGCTCGATGCAAGTGCACAACTACGGCGCGAGCCAGACCTTGTTCGCGCTCAATCGCTGGGGTTCGGCCAACACGAACAACCCGCTCTGCATCGGCATCGGCAACGGACCGGCACCGGATACGGACTGGACCTTCGCGAACAATGCGGCGACCTGGAACCTGAAGCGCCTGCTGCAGGTCTACGTGCTGCCGGGGAACTCCGACCTGGCGGCTCCCGCGATCACCGCGGTGAGGCCCTCGATCGACCTCGATGCCGTCCGGCTGACTTTCAGCGAGCCGATCGCGGAGAATTCCGCAAGCGCCGCCGTGGTGGATATCCCCGGCCTGAGCGTGCTCGGGGTGGAGATGCAGGGCAGTACGGATCTGATCGTGCGGACTAGCGCCCAGACCGCGGGTGCGGCCTACACGGTGAATGTGAGCGGCGTGCGGGATCGTAGCCCGGCGGCGAATACCACGGCACGCACCGCGAACTTCAACGGCTACACGGCGCCGGCGGTCTTCGCGAACGTGCCGGAGATCTCCGGCTACCGTCACATGCTCAGCCTGGGGCTGCCCGGTGCGGTGCCGAACTACAACAACAACGGGGTGAACTACGACCTGGACGAGCGCCGCTTCGGCGATTCGTCCTTCGATCGCGTGGCCTACCTGATGGAGCTGAACGGCAACTGGGCCTACGCCTCCTTCGATGCCCACACTCGTCTGCCGAGCCAGATCGGGGTGCCCACCCTGACCACGAACCCGGTGCCGATCCAGCAGATCGTGACGCACATGAACGTGGCTTCGAACGTGGCCGGCGTGACCAACGGGACCGATATCGCCACCGGCAATATCGAGTTCTGGGGCGGTAACTACGAGGCCGGAAACGACACCGGTATCCCGGGTGCCAGCAGCACGCTCTTCGACTTCGGCGATCGGATGACGAATGGCGGTCACGGCTCGATGCAGATCCACAACCATGGTGCGGGGCACACGATCATGGGCTTCAACAACTGGGGCTCGAACCTCACGGGCAACAGCGAGATGGGCATCGGCAACAACACGCCGATCAACAATGCGATCGATTGGACCTTCGCGGCGAATGCGAACAGCTACACCACCAAGCGCCTGTACGTGCTGGTGCGCGCGAGCGCTCCGGCCGCGCCGGGCTCGCTGGCCGCGCAATTCCATGGCGAGCCGGGCACCCGGATCGCGGATGCGGGCGAGGATGTGACCTTCACGGTGAGTGTCGCCGGTCCCGGCCCCTTCACCTACCAGTGGCGTCACAATGGCGTGGCGATCGAGGGCGCGACCAATCCGTGGCTGGATCTGAGCAACATCAGCGGCAGCAGCTCCGGCACCTACGATGTGATCGTGACCGGTCCGGGCATGGTGGCCACCACCAGCCCCGGCGGCACGCTGATCGTGACCGGACTGGTCCTTTCCCCGAACGAGATCCACGTGACGGAGGCCGGTGACGTGTCGCTTAGCTTCTACGGCGATCCGGGCCGGATCTACGAGATCCAGCGTAGTACCACGCTGGGCGGCTGGGAGACGCTGGACGAGATGCAGGCACCCTCCAACGGTGAGATGCCCTATCTGGATGATGAGGCACCGGAGCCGAAGGCCTTCTATCGTGCGGTGCCGCTGCCGCAGCCTTGA
- a CDS encoding zf-TFIIB domain-containing protein: MSFCPFCGVRQEVNLRQIHFRDLGTDASLPCPHCSTALDVIEFDTEPKMRIERCTTCFGMFFNPGELEALLDAQTNPLVWLDPVQLNQIAEDFGHQHEIVYLKCPMCAERMSHLHFGGKSGVILDRCGTHGVWLEGSELRRLTEWWRAGGKLIYQAHEAARVKRMQGELEQIRKPGPSFVSVEGRQPYVFDREPRSFDGSGSAAVDIVGIVGGLMSMFLD, encoded by the coding sequence ATGAGCTTTTGCCCCTTTTGCGGGGTGCGGCAGGAGGTGAACCTGCGCCAGATCCATTTCCGTGACTTGGGCACGGATGCCTCGTTGCCCTGTCCGCATTGTTCGACGGCGCTGGATGTGATCGAGTTCGACACCGAGCCGAAGATGCGGATCGAGCGCTGCACGACCTGCTTCGGGATGTTCTTCAATCCGGGCGAACTGGAGGCGCTGCTGGATGCGCAGACCAATCCGCTGGTGTGGCTCGATCCGGTGCAGCTCAACCAGATCGCGGAGGACTTCGGCCACCAGCATGAGATCGTGTACCTCAAGTGTCCGATGTGCGCCGAGCGGATGAGCCACCTGCACTTCGGCGGGAAGAGCGGGGTGATCCTCGACCGCTGCGGCACCCACGGCGTGTGGCTGGAGGGGAGCGAGCTGCGCCGCTTGACCGAATGGTGGCGTGCCGGGGGCAAGCTGATCTATCAGGCGCACGAGGCGGCGCGGGTGAAGCGGATGCAAGGGGAGCTGGAGCAGATCCGGAAGCCGGGGCCATCCTTTGTGAGCGTGGAGGGGCGGCAGCCATACGTTTTCGACCGGGAGCCGCGGTCCTTCGACGGCTCCGGAAGCGCGGCGGTGGATATCGTGGGCATTGTCGGAGGCCTGATGTCGATGTTCCTCGATTAG
- a CDS encoding Ig-like domain-containing protein, whose amino-acid sequence MILRFFALAAVSLGLLAPVSWADEVIRIMAANTSSGNLQSYDPGHGNRIFQGLDPDIALVQEMNVTLNGSKNSAATYRQWVNENFGTSFHYHVETGKSIPNGIVSRYPFLATGVWEDTQMPDREYVWARIDIPGDMNLLAISVHLSSGGGSSTRNTQAGNLRTLIQANKLATDHVVLGGDFNTDSRSEACLSTLSPVVVTSSPWPVDQAGLGGTNASRAKPYDWVAPGASLAALSTPLVIGSNSFANGLVFDSRVYTPLTAVAPVMAGDSGATGMQHMAVMRAFLIPTNDPPLIAQGDSVSVTLSKNNTPMAFSRSLSATDPENNTLTWSILTQAANGTAGIAAPASGGSVNLSYQPALNYTGSDSFVVRVSDGQGGTDTITVNLTIQEPPNTAPVILEGSSVAVTLSKNNAPTAFSRSLSATDANGDALSWAILTQASHGTAGITTPASGGSVNLSYQPALNYTGSDAFTVTVSDGRGGSDSILVNLTIEAVSALDTWTHAAFQPLDPEEEATVWGEAADPDQDGYTNLEEFAHGLDPKVADAAPNLLAFASLETDHAILTFKMRMDGASPALDYAISSAGDPSAAWSPAVYTLLSDTDLGNGFTERRIRLDTSPSLSRLFYRLVYTRATTP is encoded by the coding sequence GTGATTCTCAGGTTCTTCGCGCTTGCCGCCGTTTCTCTCGGACTCCTCGCCCCGGTTTCATGGGCGGATGAGGTGATCCGCATCATGGCGGCGAACACCTCGAGCGGAAACTTGCAGTCCTATGACCCCGGCCACGGCAACCGCATCTTCCAAGGTCTCGATCCGGACATCGCGCTCGTTCAAGAGATGAACGTGACCTTGAACGGGTCCAAGAACAGCGCCGCCACTTACCGCCAATGGGTGAACGAGAACTTCGGCACCAGCTTCCATTACCACGTGGAAACCGGCAAGAGCATCCCGAACGGCATCGTCAGCCGCTACCCCTTCCTCGCCACCGGTGTCTGGGAAGACACCCAGATGCCCGACCGCGAGTACGTCTGGGCCCGCATCGATATCCCGGGCGACATGAACCTGCTCGCAATTAGCGTGCACCTCAGCTCCGGCGGCGGCTCCAGCACGCGGAACACTCAGGCAGGCAATCTCCGCACTCTCATCCAAGCGAACAAGCTGGCCACTGACCACGTGGTGCTTGGCGGCGATTTCAATACCGACAGCCGCAGCGAGGCATGCCTGAGCACGCTCTCGCCCGTTGTTGTGACCTCGTCTCCTTGGCCCGTCGATCAGGCCGGCTTGGGCGGCACCAATGCCAGCCGGGCCAAGCCTTACGATTGGGTCGCGCCGGGAGCATCGCTCGCTGCCCTTTCCACCCCGCTCGTCATCGGGTCGAACAGCTTCGCGAACGGCCTTGTCTTCGACAGCCGCGTCTACACCCCGCTCACCGCGGTTGCTCCCGTCATGGCTGGCGATAGCGGCGCCACCGGCATGCAGCACATGGCGGTGATGCGCGCCTTCCTGATCCCGACCAATGACCCGCCGTTGATCGCACAGGGAGATTCGGTCTCTGTCACGCTCTCCAAGAACAACACCCCCATGGCCTTTAGCCGTAGCCTCAGCGCGACCGACCCGGAAAACAACACCCTTACCTGGTCAATCCTCACCCAAGCTGCAAACGGCACCGCAGGCATCGCCGCCCCTGCCAGCGGTGGCAGCGTGAACCTGAGCTATCAGCCGGCACTGAACTACACCGGCAGCGACTCCTTCGTCGTGCGCGTCTCGGACGGCCAAGGGGGCACTGACACAATCACCGTCAATCTCACCATCCAGGAACCGCCGAATACCGCACCCGTCATCCTCGAGGGCTCCTCCGTGGCGGTCACGCTCTCGAAGAACAATGCGCCCACCGCCTTCAGCCGCAGCCTCTCCGCCACGGATGCGAATGGTGATGCGCTCTCTTGGGCCATCCTCACCCAGGCCAGCCATGGCACCGCAGGCATCACCACCCCTGCCAGCGGCGGCAGCGTGAACCTCAGCTATCAGCCCGCGCTCAACTACACCGGTAGCGACGCCTTCACCGTCACCGTCTCGGATGGCCGGGGCGGCAGCGATTCCATCCTCGTGAATCTCACGATCGAAGCGGTCTCCGCGCTCGACACCTGGACCCACGCCGCCTTCCAACCGCTCGACCCGGAAGAAGAAGCCACCGTCTGGGGTGAAGCCGCTGACCCGGATCAGGATGGCTACACCAACCTCGAAGAATTCGCCCACGGCCTCGACCCGAAGGTCGCCGATGCGGCTCCGAATCTCCTCGCCTTCGCCTCGCTCGAAACGGATCACGCCATCCTCACCTTCAAGATGCGCATGGACGGAGCCTCTCCCGCGCTCGACTACGCCATCAGTTCCGCTGGCGATCCATCCGCGGCTTGGTCACCGGCAGTCTACACCCTCCTGAGCGACACCGATCTGGGCAACGGCTTCACCGAACGCCGCATCCGTCTGGATACATCTCCAAGTCTCTCCCGCCTCTTCTACCGCCTCGTCTACACGCGCGCTACCACTCCGTAA